In Carassius gibelio isolate Cgi1373 ecotype wild population from Czech Republic chromosome B2, carGib1.2-hapl.c, whole genome shotgun sequence, a single genomic region encodes these proteins:
- the LOC127950490 gene encoding guanylate-binding protein 1 isoform X2, with amino-acid sequence MSCSKYMSAPVCLIENDENGQLHVRKEAKDILDGIKEPVVVVSVVGLYRTGKSYLMNRLAGQQSGFALGSTIESKTKGIWMWCVPHPKKEGHALVLLDTEGLGDVAKGDSKNDSWIFCLAVLLSSTLVYNSRGTIDNTALEKLHYVVELTEQIKIRSTKAADEEEEEEDSEFVRFFPSFIWAVRDFTLELKIDGKKVTDDGYLEFALELKKGVSKKTRDYNLPRECIKHYFPSRKCFVFPFPITSHNDMPRLEILQDQDLADNFLEVTGHFCDYVFVNSDVKRLKGGHIVTGRYTISSGEVPCLENAVVVLANLENQTAVQEALKVYQTGMEELKKTLPISIEKLTCEHQKFSSMAIAKFAKRSFKDEKMEFLKKLEEDVSMCYTDLLEENKMASERKCRDLLKNLFSDVNKRLQDGVYSQSGGYELYKRDRDAIVEHYHREPNKGIRAEAVLEEFLKEREPEANSILCMDNKLTENEKQMNKEKENAALLEQKLKEEEEKLIEKEKMMETEKARHEDRVKQMQEKFSQEKKQQQEEIEKAIKSKLKEQEDMLKKGFEEEAYNLKEEIKKLKNEKERLHGGGIFKDYVMPFLCPLVETVPNLLVQRSMMNSLAKGLRR; translated from the exons ATGTCTTGTAGTAAGTACATGTCAGCTCCAGTGTGTCTCATTGAAAATGATGAAAATGGGCAGCTGCATGTGAGAAAAGAGGCCAAAGACATTCTGGATGGGATCAAGGAGCCGGTGGTGGTGGTGTCTGTGGTGGGACTCTACCGTACGGGGAAATCTTACCTCATGAACCGCCTGGCAGGACAACAGTCTG GCTTTGCTCTCGGCAGCACTATTGAATCAAAGACCAAAGGCATCTGGATGTGGTGTGTACCTCACCCTAAAAAAGAAGGACACGCTCTTGTGCTGCTGGACACAGAGGGACTTGGGGACGTGGCGAAG ggAGACTCTAAGAATGACAGCTGGATCTTCTGTCTGGCTGTTCTGCTCAGCAGCACTCTGGTGTACAACAGCCGTGGCACTATTGATAACACTGCATTGGAAAAGCTGCA CTACGTTGTTGAGCTCACTGAGCAGATCAAGATCAGATCGACAAAAGCAgcagatgaggaggaggaagaggaagattctGAGTTTGTGCGGTTTTTCCCATCATTCATCTGGGCTGTGAGAGATTTCACCTTGGAATTGAAAATTGATGGGAAGAAAGTGACGGATGACGGTTACCTCGAATTTGCCCTTGAACTGAAGAAAG GTGTGAGTAAAAAAACTAGAGACTACAATTTGCCTCGTGAATGCATCAAGCATTATTTCCCTAGTCGGAAGTGTTTTGTGTTCCCGTTTCCTATTACCTCCCACAACGACATGCCACGACTGGAGATCTTGCAGGACCAGGACCTTGCAGATAATTTTCTGGAGGTCACGGGACATTTCTGTGACTACGTGTTTGTCAACAGTGATGTGAAAAGACTGAAAGGAGGACACATAGTTACTGGCCGAT ACACAATCAGCAGTGGTGAAGTGCCCTGTCTGGAAAATGCAGTGGTTGTTCTGGCAAATCTAGAAAACCAGACAGCTGTTCAAGAAGCTCTGAAAGTATATCAGACAGGAATGGAAGAG TTGAAGAAGACATTACCAATCAGTATAGAAAAGTTGACCTGTGAGCACCAGAAATTCAGCAGTATGGCCATTGCTAAATTCGCGAAACGCTCATTTAAAGATGAGAAAATGGAATTCTTAAAGAAACTGGAG GAAGATGTATCTATGTGCTATACAGACTTGTTGGAAGAGAATAAGATGGCATCAGAGAGAAAGTGCAGAGATCTACTGAAGAATCTGTTCTCTGACGTGAATAAACGGCTGCAGGATGGAGTGTACAGTCAGTCTGGAGGATATGAACTTTATAAAAGAGACCGAGACGCCATTGTTGAACATTACCACAGAGAACCCAACAAAGGAATAAGG GCTGAGGCTGTGCTGGAAGAGTTTCTGAAAGAACGGGAACCTGAAGCAAACAGCATCCTCTGCATGGATAATAAACTCactgaaaatgagaaacaaatgaATA aagaaaaaGAGAATGCAGCTCTGCTGGAACAGAAGTtgaaagaagaggaggagaaactaattgagaaggaaaaaatgaTGGAGACCGAGAAAGCGCGGCATGAGGACAGGGTAAAACAAATGCAGGAGAAGTTCAGTCAGGAGAAGAAGCAGCAGCAGGAGGAGATTGAAAAAGCCATTAAGAGCAAACTGAAGGAGCAGGAGGATATGCTAAAGAAAGGCTTCGAGGAGGAAGCCTATAACCTCAAGGAAGAAATAAAGAagttaaaaaatgaaaaggaaCGCTTACATGGTGGTGGCATATTTAAAGACTATGTGATGCCATTTCTTTGCCCTCTTGTAGAAACTGTTCCCAACCTCCTCGTGCAGAGATCGATGATGAATAGCTTGGCAAAGGGACTGAGACGTTAA
- the LOC127950490 gene encoding guanylate-binding protein 1 isoform X1, with protein MSCSKYMSAPVCLIENDENGQLHVRKEAKDILDGIKEPVVVVSVVGLYRTGKSYLMNRLAGQQSGFALGSTIESKTKGIWMWCVPHPKKEGHALVLLDTEGLGDVAKGDSKNDSWIFCLAVLLSSTLVYNSRGTIDNTALEKLHYVVELTEQIKIRSTKAADEEEEEEDSEFVRFFPSFIWAVRDFTLELKIDGKKVTDDGYLEFALELKKGVSKKTRDYNLPRECIKHYFPSRKCFVFPFPITSHNDMPRLEILQDQDLADNFLEVTGHFCDYVFVNSDVKRLKGGHIVTGRLLRHLVAIYVDTISSGEVPCLENAVVVLANLENQTAVQEALKVYQTGMEELKKTLPISIEKLTCEHQKFSSMAIAKFAKRSFKDEKMEFLKKLEEDVSMCYTDLLEENKMASERKCRDLLKNLFSDVNKRLQDGVYSQSGGYELYKRDRDAIVEHYHREPNKGIRAEAVLEEFLKEREPEANSILCMDNKLTENEKQMNKEKENAALLEQKLKEEEEKLIEKEKMMETEKARHEDRVKQMQEKFSQEKKQQQEEIEKAIKSKLKEQEDMLKKGFEEEAYNLKEEIKKLKNEKERLHGGGIFKDYVMPFLCPLVETVPNLLVQRSMMNSLAKGLRR; from the exons ATGTCTTGTAGTAAGTACATGTCAGCTCCAGTGTGTCTCATTGAAAATGATGAAAATGGGCAGCTGCATGTGAGAAAAGAGGCCAAAGACATTCTGGATGGGATCAAGGAGCCGGTGGTGGTGGTGTCTGTGGTGGGACTCTACCGTACGGGGAAATCTTACCTCATGAACCGCCTGGCAGGACAACAGTCTG GCTTTGCTCTCGGCAGCACTATTGAATCAAAGACCAAAGGCATCTGGATGTGGTGTGTACCTCACCCTAAAAAAGAAGGACACGCTCTTGTGCTGCTGGACACAGAGGGACTTGGGGACGTGGCGAAG ggAGACTCTAAGAATGACAGCTGGATCTTCTGTCTGGCTGTTCTGCTCAGCAGCACTCTGGTGTACAACAGCCGTGGCACTATTGATAACACTGCATTGGAAAAGCTGCA CTACGTTGTTGAGCTCACTGAGCAGATCAAGATCAGATCGACAAAAGCAgcagatgaggaggaggaagaggaagattctGAGTTTGTGCGGTTTTTCCCATCATTCATCTGGGCTGTGAGAGATTTCACCTTGGAATTGAAAATTGATGGGAAGAAAGTGACGGATGACGGTTACCTCGAATTTGCCCTTGAACTGAAGAAAG GTGTGAGTAAAAAAACTAGAGACTACAATTTGCCTCGTGAATGCATCAAGCATTATTTCCCTAGTCGGAAGTGTTTTGTGTTCCCGTTTCCTATTACCTCCCACAACGACATGCCACGACTGGAGATCTTGCAGGACCAGGACCTTGCAGATAATTTTCTGGAGGTCACGGGACATTTCTGTGACTACGTGTTTGTCAACAGTGATGTGAAAAGACTGAAAGGAGGACACATAGTTACTGGCCGAT tgcTCAGACATTTGGTTGCGATTTATGTAGACACAATCAGCAGTGGTGAAGTGCCCTGTCTGGAAAATGCAGTGGTTGTTCTGGCAAATCTAGAAAACCAGACAGCTGTTCAAGAAGCTCTGAAAGTATATCAGACAGGAATGGAAGAG TTGAAGAAGACATTACCAATCAGTATAGAAAAGTTGACCTGTGAGCACCAGAAATTCAGCAGTATGGCCATTGCTAAATTCGCGAAACGCTCATTTAAAGATGAGAAAATGGAATTCTTAAAGAAACTGGAG GAAGATGTATCTATGTGCTATACAGACTTGTTGGAAGAGAATAAGATGGCATCAGAGAGAAAGTGCAGAGATCTACTGAAGAATCTGTTCTCTGACGTGAATAAACGGCTGCAGGATGGAGTGTACAGTCAGTCTGGAGGATATGAACTTTATAAAAGAGACCGAGACGCCATTGTTGAACATTACCACAGAGAACCCAACAAAGGAATAAGG GCTGAGGCTGTGCTGGAAGAGTTTCTGAAAGAACGGGAACCTGAAGCAAACAGCATCCTCTGCATGGATAATAAACTCactgaaaatgagaaacaaatgaATA aagaaaaaGAGAATGCAGCTCTGCTGGAACAGAAGTtgaaagaagaggaggagaaactaattgagaaggaaaaaatgaTGGAGACCGAGAAAGCGCGGCATGAGGACAGGGTAAAACAAATGCAGGAGAAGTTCAGTCAGGAGAAGAAGCAGCAGCAGGAGGAGATTGAAAAAGCCATTAAGAGCAAACTGAAGGAGCAGGAGGATATGCTAAAGAAAGGCTTCGAGGAGGAAGCCTATAACCTCAAGGAAGAAATAAAGAagttaaaaaatgaaaaggaaCGCTTACATGGTGGTGGCATATTTAAAGACTATGTGATGCCATTTCTTTGCCCTCTTGTAGAAACTGTTCCCAACCTCCTCGTGCAGAGATCGATGATGAATAGCTTGGCAAAGGGACTGAGACGTTAA